In a genomic window of Virgibacillus sp. SK37:
- a CDS encoding type II secretion system F family protein, producing MNYQYSGKRLSGQKVKGQIDADTRQAALAKLEQSGLIILRIEETKPWNKDIILNKRIKNKDFVIFLRQYATLIHAGISISDATKTMIMQTGNYALRTALTDMDKQLDQGQALSKAVARHPKVFPSLLVNMIHAGEASGKLDDILNQMADYYEKEYRNKQKIISALLYPAVVGVVTLVLSIFLLVFIVPQFVTMFRSFGEEIPAYTKFVLSLSEWAGLFWWMVPVLGVLGFILYKYFIQYDSFRYRVDVGKLKFPFIGVLVHKGALVRMTQTLSTLVNSAVPILEAVEITEKVVGNRVIEEVLVKARDSLEVGESITEPMKKHWAFPALIIQMIQIGEKTGTLDHMLTKAAEFYEEEVEQLSNRIKTLIEPLMIIILTVIVGGIITAVVIPMFSLFENIQ from the coding sequence ATGAATTATCAATATTCGGGTAAACGCCTTTCTGGCCAAAAGGTGAAAGGCCAAATCGATGCAGATACACGACAGGCCGCTCTTGCAAAATTGGAGCAGTCTGGGTTAATTATTTTACGCATAGAGGAAACAAAGCCATGGAATAAAGATATCATTCTTAATAAACGGATTAAAAATAAAGATTTTGTCATATTCTTACGGCAATATGCAACATTGATTCATGCAGGAATTTCTATCTCAGATGCTACAAAAACAATGATTATGCAGACAGGAAATTATGCATTGCGAACTGCTCTAACAGATATGGATAAGCAACTGGACCAGGGACAAGCATTATCCAAGGCAGTAGCACGGCATCCAAAAGTTTTTCCGAGTTTACTAGTTAATATGATTCATGCAGGGGAAGCAAGTGGGAAGCTGGATGATATTCTTAATCAGATGGCAGATTATTATGAGAAAGAATACCGAAATAAACAGAAGATCATTTCTGCGTTACTTTATCCAGCTGTGGTAGGAGTCGTTACATTAGTTTTAAGCATTTTTTTACTTGTGTTTATAGTACCCCAGTTTGTCACTATGTTTCGGTCATTTGGTGAAGAAATTCCAGCATATACAAAATTTGTTTTGTCATTAAGCGAATGGGCAGGACTGTTTTGGTGGATGGTTCCCGTCCTCGGTGTATTAGGATTTATTCTATATAAATACTTCATTCAGTATGATTCTTTTCGTTATCGGGTCGATGTTGGCAAGCTGAAGTTTCCATTTATCGGAGTGCTCGTCCATAAGGGAGCCCTGGTAAGAATGACGCAAACGCTAAGCACCTTAGTAAACAGCGCTGTACCTATCCTGGAAGCAGTGGAAATTACCGAGAAAGTTGTTGGTAACAGGGTAATTGAAGAAGTATTGGTGAAGGCTAGAGATTCCCTGGAAGTAGGGGAATCAATAACCGAACCGATGAAGAAACATTGGGCTTTCCCTGCACTTATCATTCAAATGATACAAATTGGAGAAAAAACAGGGACACTTGATCATATGCTAACAAAAGCTGCCGAATTTTATGAAGAAGAAGTGGAGCAGTTATCCAACCGGATTAAGACACTGATTGAACCATTGATGATTATTATTCTTACTGTCATTGTTGGTGGCATTATTACTGCTGTGGTTATTCCAATGTTTTCTTTATTTGAAAACATTCAATAA
- a CDS encoding prepilin-type N-terminal cleavage/methylation domain-containing protein, with amino-acid sequence MLTRMKKMLKKQKGFTLVELLAVIAILAIIVAIAVPTIGNVISKSKDDADEANKELIENAARLADVNGELVNNTITVSELHSKGYLEEIPTNPKNEEEVYSGSVTKDTGKMTYESGFTPKTK; translated from the coding sequence ATGCTTACACGCATGAAAAAAATGTTAAAAAAACAAAAAGGATTTACATTGGTGGAATTGCTGGCAGTTATTGCAATTTTGGCGATTATTGTGGCTATTGCGGTGCCTACGATAGGGAATGTGATTAGTAAATCTAAAGATGACGCAGATGAAGCTAACAAGGAATTAATAGAAAATGCTGCTAGATTGGCAGATGTAAATGGTGAGCTTGTTAACAATACAATTACTGTTAGTGAACTACACAGTAAGGGTTACTTAGAAGAAATACCAACGAACCCTAAAAATGAAGAGGAAGTTTATTCTGGAAGTGTAACTAAGGATACTGGGAAAATGACTTACGAGAGTGGATTTACCCCAAAAACTAAATAA
- a CDS encoding A24 family peptidase, translated as MHLAILFSFFLFGLIFGSFFNVVGLRLPKQIPFANDRSICPQCKEQLNWYENIPVVSFIIQVGKCRHCQQPISFIYPITEVVTGISFAVSYAVFGWQIELAIALLFVSMLMILFVADITYMLIPDKVLLFFLPLFVILRVVEPLDTWWSSIVGAIVGFVLLAAIILISRGGMGAGDMKLFGLLGIVLGVKGVLLAFFLSCMIGAIIGIILLVSGKIDRKQPIPFGPYIVAASLITYFYGDNLLNWYGAILL; from the coding sequence ATGCACCTAGCTATCTTATTCTCATTCTTTCTTTTCGGCCTCATCTTTGGCTCGTTTTTTAATGTTGTCGGATTACGCCTTCCAAAACAGATCCCCTTTGCCAATGACCGATCCATTTGTCCTCAGTGTAAGGAGCAGCTTAACTGGTATGAAAATATCCCCGTTGTTTCTTTTATTATACAGGTGGGCAAGTGTCGTCATTGCCAACAACCGATCTCTTTTATTTACCCGATTACCGAGGTGGTCACTGGAATAAGCTTTGCCGTGAGTTATGCTGTTTTTGGCTGGCAAATCGAGCTTGCCATTGCCTTATTGTTTGTGTCGATGCTCATGATTCTTTTTGTAGCAGATATTACTTATATGCTCATTCCGGATAAGGTACTGCTCTTTTTTTTACCTCTGTTTGTTATATTGAGAGTAGTAGAGCCGCTTGACACTTGGTGGTCCAGTATAGTTGGAGCAATTGTTGGTTTTGTGTTGCTTGCAGCAATCATATTGATTAGCCGTGGCGGCATGGGTGCTGGGGATATGAAGCTGTTTGGTCTACTCGGGATTGTGCTTGGAGTAAAAGGGGTACTGCTCGCGTTCTTTCTTTCCTGCATGATAGGTGCAATTATAGGTATTATCTTACTTGTGTCAGGAAAAATCGATCGCAAGCAGCCGATTCCTTTTGGCCCCTACATTGTAGCCGCAAGCCTAATCACATATTTTTACGGGGACAATCTACTAAACTGGTATGGTGCGATACTTTTATAG
- the pilM gene encoding type IV pilus biogenesis protein PilM gives MGLLTNDRVNIVITNYLLRYAYYRIPAAEGLVSYGEIELPKGTVKEGKVENKSVLVEMINKLIHEKKWRKKKLFFSLPDDTVVIRNIEIPASLARNEAKEYVKTQLGNKIYLPFSNPAIALDFLDDAPENQEFQQVLLYAYPQDKLTAFEEVFDKAGFKVIGADLTSLSVYRYYYLTREESSRHVLLAHWNRDSLGITIFQEHKAIFTRYITIDPMLFSGNKADITVMLDDYILEINRIIDFYRYSITKGNEQIEQVVLAGDFPLLKEAQSKIADQVTIPIDRFAKEELPVKYVDVMGLGMKSDG, from the coding sequence ATGGGTTTATTAACAAATGATAGAGTCAATATTGTAATAACGAATTATCTTTTACGTTATGCCTACTATCGCATACCTGCGGCAGAAGGTCTTGTGAGCTATGGAGAAATCGAACTGCCGAAGGGAACGGTGAAAGAGGGTAAAGTCGAGAATAAATCGGTACTTGTGGAAATGATTAACAAACTGATTCATGAGAAGAAATGGCGAAAAAAGAAACTTTTCTTTTCTTTGCCGGATGATACAGTGGTGATCCGAAATATAGAGATACCTGCTTCATTAGCAAGGAATGAGGCAAAGGAATATGTGAAAACTCAACTGGGGAACAAAATATATCTTCCTTTTTCTAATCCTGCAATTGCTCTTGATTTTCTTGATGATGCCCCAGAAAACCAAGAATTTCAGCAAGTGTTGCTATATGCCTATCCACAAGATAAATTAACTGCTTTTGAAGAGGTGTTTGATAAAGCAGGATTTAAAGTGATTGGGGCGGACCTAACTTCCTTGTCGGTATACCGTTATTATTATCTGACAAGAGAAGAGTCATCAAGGCATGTGTTATTAGCGCATTGGAATCGGGACAGCTTAGGGATAACGATATTCCAAGAACATAAAGCAATCTTTACAAGGTATATAACAATTGATCCAATGCTATTTAGCGGGAATAAAGCAGATATTACCGTAATGTTGGATGATTATATTTTGGAAATCAACCGCATTATTGATTTTTATCGTTACTCCATCACGAAAGGAAATGAGCAGATTGAGCAAGTAGTACTTGCTGGGGACTTTCCATTATTGAAAGAAGCACAAAGCAAAATAGCTGATCAGGTAACAATTCCCATAGATCGTTTTGCGAAAGAAGAATTGCCCGTGAAATATGTGGATGTAATGGGGTTGGGGATGAAGTCGGATGGTTAA
- a CDS encoding DRTGG domain-containing protein, which yields MATKHEQIIQHILALEVGHKISVRQIAKELNVSDGTAYRAIKEAENQGIVSTIERVGTIRIETKKKENFERLTFAEVINIVDGQVLGGREGLHKTLNKFIIGAMQLDAMLRYTEADSLVIVGNRIKAQELALGEGAAVLITGGFDTEDHIKHLADEKQLPIISTSYDTFTVAAMINRAIYDQLIKKEIVYVGDIFTSYDESFYLTARDTIADWYRLNDQSGHTRFPVVDDRKRVIGMVTSKDIVGKANDVPIEKVMSKDPQVVQAKTSLASVSHLMVWEGIEVVPVVDQAHELQGIISRQDVLKALQQIQKQPQVGETINDIVARNLTHTEESEIVFETEVTPQMTNQLGTLSNGVFTTLITEASSRLLQYYKKGDLVVENLSVFFIKPVQIDSKITIKPKLLEAGRVYAKLDVEVLTGRKVVGKGLIMAQLIDR from the coding sequence TTGGCTACAAAACATGAACAAATCATTCAGCATATTTTGGCGTTGGAAGTAGGCCATAAAATATCTGTCAGGCAAATTGCCAAGGAACTGAATGTAAGTGATGGTACGGCATACCGTGCCATTAAAGAAGCGGAAAATCAAGGTATTGTATCAACAATTGAACGGGTCGGAACGATTCGTATTGAGACAAAAAAGAAAGAAAACTTTGAGCGGCTTACATTTGCGGAAGTAATTAATATTGTTGATGGACAGGTTCTCGGAGGCAGAGAAGGGCTTCATAAAACATTAAACAAGTTTATCATTGGTGCAATGCAGCTTGATGCCATGCTTCGTTACACGGAAGCAGATTCATTAGTCATTGTTGGAAATAGAATAAAAGCACAGGAACTGGCACTGGGGGAGGGTGCAGCTGTCTTGATTACAGGTGGGTTTGATACAGAGGATCATATTAAGCACTTGGCGGATGAAAAGCAACTGCCTATTATCTCTACCAGTTATGATACATTTACTGTTGCAGCAATGATCAATCGAGCCATTTATGATCAGCTTATTAAAAAAGAAATCGTCTATGTAGGCGATATATTTACTTCCTATGATGAATCTTTTTATCTGACTGCTAGAGATACGATTGCTGACTGGTATCGTCTGAACGATCAATCCGGCCATACTCGTTTTCCGGTCGTGGATGATAGAAAGCGAGTTATTGGAATGGTAACTTCAAAGGATATTGTAGGTAAGGCTAATGATGTGCCTATTGAAAAAGTGATGAGCAAGGATCCGCAGGTAGTACAAGCAAAAACATCGCTTGCTTCTGTATCTCACTTAATGGTTTGGGAAGGTATTGAGGTAGTACCAGTAGTTGACCAGGCTCATGAACTACAAGGGATTATTTCCAGACAGGATGTTTTGAAGGCATTACAGCAAATTCAAAAACAACCTCAGGTTGGAGAGACGATTAATGACATCGTTGCTCGTAATCTTACACATACAGAAGAAAGTGAAATAGTATTTGAAACAGAAGTCACTCCCCAAATGACGAACCAGCTCGGTACATTGTCAAATGGAGTGTTCACCACTTTAATTACAGAGGCAAGTAGCAGGCTGCTGCAGTACTATAAAAAAGGGGATTTAGTTGTTGAAAATCTATCCGTTTTTTTTATAAAACCAGTGCAAATTGATAGCAAAATAACAATTAAGCCTAAGTTACTGGAAGCGGGCCGTGTATATGCCAAATTGGATGTAGAGGTTTTAACAGGAAGAAAAGTAGTCGGCAAAGGACTAATTATGGCACAATTAATTGATAGATAA
- a CDS encoding YtpI family protein, with protein sequence MFIFPIIIVLSLVLYVYYKVAILKSEDKLTQAYFNAKSRICLGSFVFFFGINQYVFYQTRISLFIGILFLILGGMQLVRGMKEVKHYRSEYRRLNP encoded by the coding sequence ATGTTTATATTTCCCATCATCATCGTACTTTCACTTGTTTTATATGTATATTATAAAGTCGCCATATTAAAAAGTGAAGATAAATTAACTCAAGCTTATTTTAACGCAAAATCCCGAATATGTCTTGGTAGTTTCGTTTTCTTTTTTGGAATAAATCAATATGTTTTTTATCAAACAAGAATTTCCCTATTTATTGGCATCCTATTTCTTATCTTGGGTGGGATGCAGTTAGTAAGAGGAATGAAGGAAGTCAAGCACTACAGAAGTGAATATAGGCGTCTGAATCCGTGA
- a CDS encoding bifunctional oligoribonuclease/PAP phosphatase NrnA has translation MITRQILDDIKAFDTIIIHRHVRPDPDALGSQGALRELIKENFPEKKVYVVGEEDPSLTFLIRMDTIDDEVYHDALVIVCDTANAARICDQRYDLGKKLIKIDHHPNVDEYGDLRWVDTHASSTSEMIYEFYLQLQDQLKMNVETARLIYAGIVGDTGRFLFPSTTTKTFHYAAELVAYDFDRTALYDGIYSMKESIARMRGYILTNYTLSPEGMSTVKLTRDKLNEFGVSPVDTGQLVGVLGEVEGIKAWVFFIEEEDLIRVRFRSKGPIVNDIAAKYNGGGHPMAAGASVQTWEEAEKVIEDLHIACSNFK, from the coding sequence ATGATTACACGACAAATTTTAGATGATATTAAAGCGTTTGATACTATTATTATTCACAGGCATGTACGTCCAGATCCGGATGCCCTTGGCTCTCAAGGAGCATTAAGGGAGCTGATTAAGGAGAATTTCCCTGAAAAGAAGGTCTATGTTGTTGGAGAAGAGGATCCATCTTTAACTTTTCTCATTCGAATGGATACAATTGATGATGAAGTTTATCACGATGCACTGGTTATCGTTTGTGATACTGCCAATGCCGCACGAATTTGTGATCAAAGATATGATTTAGGTAAGAAACTTATCAAGATTGACCACCATCCAAATGTGGATGAATATGGTGACTTAAGATGGGTAGATACACATGCGAGCTCAACAAGTGAGATGATTTACGAATTTTATCTTCAGTTGCAAGATCAATTGAAAATGAATGTGGAAACAGCAAGGCTTATTTATGCAGGGATTGTCGGTGATACAGGCAGATTTTTATTTCCGAGTACTACGACAAAGACATTTCATTATGCTGCTGAACTTGTAGCTTATGACTTTGACCGTACGGCTCTTTATGATGGTATTTACAGTATGAAGGAATCCATAGCAAGAATGCGTGGATATATATTGACGAATTATACACTGTCTCCAGAAGGAATGAGCACAGTTAAATTAACAAGGGATAAATTGAATGAATTTGGGGTCAGTCCTGTAGATACCGGTCAGCTGGTTGGTGTACTGGGAGAAGTGGAAGGTATAAAGGCGTGGGTCTTCTTTATTGAAGAAGAGGATCTCATACGGGTGCGCTTCCGTTCAAAAGGACCTATAGTAAATGATATTGCTGCGAAATATAATGGTGGGGGTCATCCGATGGCTGCAGGTGCATCTGTCCAAACATGGGAAGAAGCGGAAAAAGTTATCGAAGATCTACATATAGCATGTTCTAATTTTAAATAA